The Edaphobacter sp. 12200R-103 genome contains a region encoding:
- a CDS encoding PIG-L deacetylase family protein produces the protein MKRRDVIRRTLLGAAISGLDLAAHGQAANKDTTIDPAVNGKEAKWTCKGEMVVEGQQPGKPHAGKVLAAIQPHADDVPLFAGGLVGKLIREGYTGYLIRVTNDEMTGSGTRGEGVLHNEQDNDAVAKALGLKKSYSLAYRNHRMDEMSPQDLRGNLILLFRLLKVDTVVSYDHWGLYEENPDHYVTAAAVESAAWMAGMAKDYPEQLETGLKPHSVMEKYYYARGPQIANRVVDISADVDVKVASIQAIGTQGPGGNNGARLRQRLAEKKLRLPILGDDDETANSRYIEHFVLDQDSMHTRGVMSDRELGAAYGFAWAERFRYIGPNRSRLDEYIAKNAVKV, from the coding sequence TTGAAACGACGAGATGTGATTCGAAGGACACTTCTGGGCGCGGCCATTTCGGGGCTGGACCTTGCAGCTCATGGACAAGCCGCGAACAAGGACACAACAATTGACCCTGCTGTAAACGGCAAAGAAGCAAAGTGGACCTGCAAGGGTGAGATGGTTGTGGAGGGTCAGCAACCGGGCAAGCCACATGCCGGTAAGGTATTGGCTGCGATTCAGCCGCATGCAGATGATGTTCCGCTGTTCGCGGGCGGGCTGGTGGGCAAGCTGATCCGCGAGGGATACACCGGCTACCTGATTCGTGTGACCAACGACGAAATGACTGGCAGCGGCACGCGCGGCGAGGGTGTGCTGCACAACGAGCAGGATAACGATGCCGTAGCAAAGGCTCTCGGGTTGAAAAAGAGCTACAGTCTGGCGTATCGCAACCATCGTATGGACGAGATGTCACCGCAGGATCTTCGCGGCAACCTGATCCTGCTGTTCCGCCTGCTGAAGGTAGACACCGTCGTCTCCTATGACCACTGGGGACTGTACGAGGAGAACCCCGATCACTATGTGACCGCAGCTGCAGTGGAGTCGGCCGCGTGGATGGCGGGGATGGCGAAAGACTACCCCGAACAATTGGAAACTGGGCTGAAGCCGCACAGCGTGATGGAGAAGTACTACTACGCGCGCGGACCGCAGATCGCCAATCGCGTGGTGGACATCAGCGCTGATGTCGACGTGAAGGTCGCGTCGATTCAGGCAATTGGAACGCAGGGGCCGGGCGGCAACAACGGTGCGCGTCTGCGCCAGCGGCTGGCAGAGAAGAAGCTGCGGCTGCCGATCCTGGGTGACGATGACGAGACCGCAAACAGCAGGTACATCGAGCACTTTGTGCTCGACCAGGACTCGATGCACACGCGGGGGGTGATGTCGGATCGCGAACTGGGAGCAGCCTATGGTTTCGCCTGGGCGGAGCGCTTCCGCTATATCGGGCCGAACCGCTCAAGGCTGGATGAGTACATCGCGAAGAACGCGGTGAAGGTTTGA
- a CDS encoding VOC family protein — MNEQKLRQHAINWFEIPCDDLDRATHFYETILGERMQRDPSGTPMAFFSAERSGTGGTLVKRPFQKPGRGGTMVYLNCDGELDAVLSRVRVAGGLVLMPKTPVPGGYGHFACLRDSEGNHIGLHSH; from the coding sequence ATGAACGAACAAAAGCTGCGGCAACATGCGATTAACTGGTTCGAGATACCGTGCGACGACCTCGACCGCGCCACTCACTTTTACGAGACCATTCTGGGCGAACGCATGCAGCGCGATCCGTCCGGGACGCCGATGGCCTTCTTCTCCGCAGAACGCAGCGGGACCGGCGGGACGCTGGTCAAGCGACCTTTTCAGAAGCCTGGCCGCGGAGGCACGATGGTCTACCTCAACTGCGATGGCGAGCTTGACGCCGTGCTCTCGCGTGTTCGCGTCGCCGGAGGGCTGGTCCTGATGCCCAAGACTCCCGTACCCGGCGGCTACGGCCACTTCGCCTGCCTGCGCGACAGCGAAGGCAATCACATCGGCTTGCACTCCCATTGA
- a CDS encoding YafY family protein has translation MRRADRLFRIVQFLRQGRLQTAQTLADKLQVSQRTIYRDIQDLQLAGTPIEGEAGVGYTLRRDMDLPPLMFTRGELTALVLGARLVRAWGGAENVLGADQALQRIEAVLPADLRNEFDSILLYAPGYKMLPHLRLRVDMLHGACKSRNVASFRYVREDGEQSQRCVWPLALVFWSGVWTLTSWCELRNDFRDFRLDRMDEVAILERTFTPRKGQRLEDHLRKVVPSGAERRELLAPSAGF, from the coding sequence ATGCGACGTGCAGACCGCCTCTTTCGAATCGTGCAGTTTCTCCGCCAGGGCCGCCTGCAGACGGCGCAGACCCTTGCGGACAAGCTGCAGGTCTCGCAGCGCACTATCTACCGTGACATCCAGGACCTGCAGCTTGCCGGAACTCCCATCGAGGGCGAAGCCGGCGTCGGCTACACGCTTCGCCGCGATATGGATCTTCCGCCGCTGATGTTTACGCGCGGCGAGCTGACCGCGCTCGTGCTGGGCGCGCGTCTGGTACGTGCCTGGGGAGGGGCGGAGAACGTGCTCGGCGCCGATCAGGCCCTGCAGCGCATCGAGGCCGTTCTACCGGCCGACCTGCGCAACGAGTTCGACTCCATCCTGCTCTACGCCCCTGGCTACAAGATGCTTCCACACCTGAGGCTGCGCGTCGACATGCTGCACGGCGCGTGCAAGTCGCGCAACGTAGCCAGCTTCCGCTACGTCCGCGAAGACGGCGAACAGAGCCAGCGCTGCGTCTGGCCGCTTGCGCTCGTCTTCTGGAGCGGCGTCTGGACCCTGACCTCGTGGTGCGAGCTGCGCAACGACTTCCGCGACTTTCGCCTGGATCGCATGGACGAGGTCGCCATCCTCGAACGCACCTTTACGCCAAGGAAGGGCCAGCGGCTGGAAGACCACCTGAGAAAAGTTGTCCCCTCCGGAGCGGAACGCCGTGAGCTTCTGGCGCCCTCTGCGGGCTTCTAG
- the alr gene encoding alanine racemase → MKSWIEISAQRLAENYRVLADAAGADAAVLAVIKADAYGHGAQLCAPVLTRAGAAWLGVTDPAEGASVRSALASAGIPAGRQPRVLVMSEGLEEDAAAVLEHRLTPVVGNAVQIEALAHAAKRHGIHSVDVHLEIDTGMARQGAAPGRELDAVLEQLRQHNEVRVDGVMTHFASAEVTGSHQTSAQRQTFEQAIQQVASAGLRPSWIHAGNSSTVDNQHDESGSHECPLCWLRRVARAASARPMVRTGLSLYGYSLPLERERDYTGPADPLVRSRLQLVMTWKACVTHIREVEAGTRLGYNGTFTASERMRLALLPLGYADGLRRELSGTDIRSGGRVLFGSQAAAIVGRVSMNLTMVDVTALPGVTVGDEAVVLGQGFTADDHACIAGTIPYEILCGIKSARRFCS, encoded by the coding sequence GTGAAGAGCTGGATTGAGATCTCGGCGCAGCGGCTGGCTGAAAACTATCGCGTCCTTGCCGATGCAGCAGGAGCAGACGCAGCCGTGCTGGCTGTCATCAAGGCGGACGCCTACGGTCACGGCGCGCAGCTCTGTGCCCCGGTGCTGACCCGCGCCGGAGCAGCATGGCTTGGCGTTACCGATCCTGCTGAAGGCGCCTCGGTCCGCTCGGCGCTTGCATCTGCGGGAATTCCCGCTGGACGGCAACCTCGCGTGCTGGTAATGAGCGAAGGACTCGAGGAAGATGCCGCAGCCGTACTCGAGCATCGGCTCACCCCGGTCGTCGGAAACGCCGTACAGATCGAGGCGCTGGCGCACGCGGCGAAGCGACACGGCATCCATTCTGTCGACGTCCACCTTGAGATCGACACCGGCATGGCGCGCCAGGGAGCAGCACCGGGACGCGAACTTGACGCTGTACTCGAGCAGCTTCGCCAGCACAACGAAGTTCGCGTCGACGGCGTGATGACGCACTTTGCTTCGGCAGAGGTTACAGGCTCACACCAGACGTCTGCACAACGACAGACCTTCGAACAGGCGATTCAGCAGGTCGCATCTGCCGGTTTGCGTCCGTCCTGGATTCATGCCGGAAACTCGTCCACGGTCGATAACCAGCATGACGAATCAGGCAGCCACGAGTGTCCTTTGTGCTGGCTCCGCAGGGTTGCGCGCGCGGCCTCTGCGCGACCCATGGTGCGGACGGGACTGAGCCTCTATGGCTATAGTCTTCCGCTCGAGCGCGAGCGAGACTACACCGGCCCTGCAGACCCCCTTGTTCGTTCCCGTCTGCAGCTGGTGATGACGTGGAAGGCCTGCGTGACGCATATTCGCGAGGTGGAGGCAGGCACGCGCCTCGGTTACAACGGAACCTTCACGGCTTCCGAGCGCATGCGTCTGGCTCTGCTCCCCCTCGGCTATGCCGACGGTCTGCGGCGCGAGCTTTCAGGAACGGATATAAGGTCTGGCGGCCGCGTTCTCTTCGGATCGCAGGCTGCAGCGATCGTCGGCCGCGTCTCGATGAACCTGACCATGGTCGATGTCACCGCTCTGCCTGGTGTCACGGTGGGAGACGAGGCCGTCGTGCTTGGCCAAGGCTTTACCGCTGACGACCACGCATGCATTGCGGGCACAATTCCATATGAGATTCTGTGCGGTATCAAGTCTGCTCGCCGCTTTTGTAGCTAA
- the nhaA gene encoding Na+/H+ antiporter NhaA has product MASPLPQIDQRPVRKLVEPLLRFVRLESAGSIVLLLATIAAVVMANSSFAPKYFAWLEYPVGFSAGASLFQWPVHLWVNDALMAVFFLSVGLEVKRELRVGELTSVRRAMLPVLAALGGVAMPATLYLVLNHGGAGASGWGVPIATDIAFSLAVLAAFGSRIPVGLKIFLVTLAIVDDIGGVIVIATVYTHKLHPSYLALAVLVFFLCLVMNRLGVTQLTAYLLAGIAMWWAMYQSGVHATLAGVLLAMAIPVRIFIPPDALLTRGRNRFDEFERSVEQEGPLSRDARHHLHMIRFGLDLSESPLDRLQGILHPWVSFVIMPLFAFTNAGIPFGEAHETGFFRDPIFYGIVLGLVLGKPVGITLFSWLAVRLRLADLPHGIGWKQLHAVSWLGGIGFTISIFIAGLAFPTGEQYTMARLAVLLASVCAAALGTLLVAMTCRQSVAATEEG; this is encoded by the coding sequence ATGGCAAGTCCGCTCCCGCAGATTGACCAGAGACCCGTCCGCAAGTTGGTGGAGCCGCTTCTTCGGTTTGTACGGCTTGAGTCGGCGGGCAGTATTGTTCTGCTGCTGGCCACCATCGCTGCTGTGGTGATGGCGAACTCCTCCTTTGCACCGAAGTACTTCGCCTGGCTGGAATATCCTGTCGGGTTCAGCGCCGGAGCCTCGCTCTTCCAGTGGCCCGTTCATCTTTGGGTCAACGATGCACTGATGGCTGTCTTCTTCCTGAGCGTCGGGCTTGAGGTCAAGCGCGAGCTGCGCGTGGGGGAACTGACCTCCGTGCGTCGCGCTATGCTGCCCGTGCTGGCTGCGCTCGGCGGCGTCGCCATGCCTGCCACGCTCTACCTCGTGCTCAACCATGGCGGCGCAGGCGCCAGCGGCTGGGGAGTCCCCATCGCTACCGACATCGCATTTTCGCTCGCCGTGCTCGCCGCCTTCGGCAGCAGGATTCCCGTTGGCCTCAAGATCTTTCTGGTTACCCTGGCCATCGTCGACGACATCGGCGGCGTCATCGTCATCGCGACCGTCTACACCCACAAGCTCCACCCCAGCTACCTGGCGCTTGCTGTGCTGGTGTTTTTCCTCTGCCTGGTAATGAACCGATTGGGCGTAACCCAGCTCACGGCCTACCTGCTGGCGGGCATCGCGATGTGGTGGGCGATGTATCAATCCGGAGTCCACGCCACGCTTGCAGGTGTCCTGCTTGCTATGGCGATTCCCGTGCGCATCTTTATTCCTCCAGACGCTCTGCTGACGCGAGGCAGAAACCGCTTTGACGAGTTTGAGCGATCGGTCGAGCAGGAAGGCCCCTTGAGCCGCGATGCGCGTCACCATCTGCACATGATCCGCTTCGGCCTTGATCTCTCCGAGTCTCCCCTGGACCGCCTGCAGGGCATCCTGCATCCCTGGGTCAGCTTCGTGATCATGCCGCTGTTTGCCTTTACCAACGCCGGCATCCCGTTTGGGGAAGCTCACGAGACGGGCTTCTTTCGCGATCCCATCTTCTACGGCATCGTGCTTGGCCTTGTGCTGGGCAAACCTGTTGGCATCACGCTGTTCTCGTGGCTGGCGGTGCGGCTGCGCCTGGCAGATCTTCCCCACGGAATCGGCTGGAAGCAACTGCATGCCGTATCGTGGCTGGGAGGCATCGGGTTTACCATCTCCATCTTCATCGCCGGGCTCGCCTTTCCCACCGGCGAGCAGTACACGATGGCGCGGCTCGCTGTTCTTCTGGCCTCGGTCTGCGCGGCCGCGCTGGGAACCCTGCTGGTCGCGATGACGTGCAGGCAGTCCGTCGCTGCGACAGAAGAAGGCTGA
- a CDS encoding Gfo/Idh/MocA family protein, with product MAASRPLRVAVVGTGIFGRNHLRVYKELEQAGEPVQLVAVVDSNAAAASESSAKAGVPAFRSIAECLSAVGSIDAASVCVPTVHHRVVAEELLASGVDVLIEKPLASTLEEADRILRLAVQRQRVVQVGHLERFNPAVTAARKHLNKPMFFESHRLSVFTPRSLDVDVVLDLMIHDLDIVLSLVGSPVREVRAVGLPVLSPKVDIANVRVEFDSGCVANFTASRVSTERVRKLRFFQPHQYLSLDFARQDLLMIDVTAAAAMDPHRLAAMAELLAQPGGHPSAGLSLSKVPIEPGEPLRLEIVSFLDAVRNRTRPVVSGEDGRVALELALEINRAIAAHAERAGLVI from the coding sequence GTGGCTGCTTCCCGTCCACTGCGAGTCGCGGTCGTCGGAACCGGAATCTTCGGCCGCAATCATCTTCGCGTCTACAAAGAGCTGGAGCAGGCCGGTGAGCCCGTCCAGCTGGTCGCGGTCGTCGATTCCAATGCCGCCGCTGCCTCCGAGTCCTCCGCGAAGGCCGGCGTGCCCGCGTTCCGCTCCATTGCGGAGTGCCTTTCCGCCGTTGGCTCCATCGACGCAGCCTCCGTCTGCGTTCCCACGGTGCATCATCGCGTCGTCGCCGAAGAGCTGCTAGCCTCTGGCGTCGATGTCCTGATTGAAAAGCCGCTGGCATCGACACTTGAAGAGGCAGACCGCATTCTCCGTCTGGCTGTGCAGCGGCAACGCGTTGTGCAGGTCGGCCACCTTGAGCGCTTCAATCCAGCGGTGACTGCAGCGCGCAAGCACTTGAACAAGCCAATGTTCTTCGAGTCGCACCGGCTGAGCGTCTTCACGCCGCGCTCGCTCGACGTGGACGTGGTGCTCGACCTGATGATCCATGACCTGGACATCGTCCTCAGCCTCGTCGGCTCGCCCGTGCGCGAGGTGCGTGCCGTCGGTCTGCCGGTGCTCTCGCCCAAGGTCGATATCGCCAACGTCCGGGTGGAGTTCGACTCCGGCTGCGTGGCCAACTTCACGGCCAGCCGCGTCTCGACCGAGCGCGTCCGCAAGCTCCGCTTCTTCCAGCCGCACCAGTACCTCTCGCTCGACTTCGCGCGGCAGGACCTGCTGATGATCGACGTGACCGCTGCTGCCGCAATGGACCCGCACCGCCTGGCGGCCATGGCGGAGCTACTGGCGCAACCGGGCGGACATCCTTCCGCGGGGCTTTCGCTCAGCAAGGTACCCATCGAACCCGGCGAGCCGCTGCGGCTGGAGATCGTCTCCTTCCTCGACGCTGTGCGCAACCGTACCCGCCCGGTCGTGAGCGGAGAGGACGGTCGTGTGGCCTTGGAGCTGGCTCTTGAGATCAACCGGGCGATCGCCGCTCACGCCGAACGAGCCGGGCTGGTGATTTAG
- the tsaA gene encoding tRNA (N6-threonylcarbamoyladenosine(37)-N6)-methyltransferase TrmO: MTDKLNLIPIGYVRSILKDRSTAPRQAQEQAPSARLEILAEFAQAAEAIRTGDDLWLFTWLHQSRRSTLQVHPRSDLGNPLTGVFSTRSPDRPNPIGLHRVLVTAVGAGWIDVNNLEAIDGTPILDIKPVLAAER; this comes from the coding sequence ATGACAGACAAGCTGAATCTCATCCCCATCGGCTATGTGCGTTCCATCCTCAAGGATCGCTCCACCGCTCCCAGGCAGGCGCAGGAGCAGGCGCCTTCAGCCCGGCTGGAGATTCTTGCTGAATTTGCGCAGGCGGCTGAAGCGATCCGGACAGGCGACGATCTCTGGCTTTTCACCTGGCTGCACCAATCCCGACGCTCTACTCTTCAAGTTCATCCGCGATCGGACCTGGGCAATCCACTCACCGGCGTCTTCTCCACGCGCTCGCCGGATCGGCCCAATCCCATCGGGCTGCATCGCGTTCTTGTCACTGCGGTGGGTGCAGGGTGGATTGACGTGAACAATCTTGAGGCTATCGATGGCACCCCGATCCTCGACATCAAGCCAGTTCTTGCCGCCGAACGGTAA
- a CDS encoding 23S rRNA (pseudouridine(1915)-N(3))-methyltransferase RlmH, whose protein sequence is MNIYLGAITARGGRSKASAAATLIAEYVDRAARYAPVESIHFPDEDSMFGWLERGKGRTDCFLVLLDSSGRELTSEEIASFLARQRDTGQQRILLAIGPASGWSEASRKRASLMLSFGRITLPHELAAVVLAEQIYRALTITAGHPYHCDH, encoded by the coding sequence ATGAACATCTATCTCGGCGCAATCACGGCCCGCGGCGGACGCTCCAAAGCCTCCGCTGCGGCAACCCTCATCGCCGAATACGTCGACCGCGCCGCCCGCTACGCCCCCGTCGAATCCATCCACTTTCCCGATGAAGACTCCATGTTCGGCTGGCTCGAAAGAGGCAAGGGAAGAACCGACTGCTTCCTCGTCCTGCTGGACTCCTCCGGCCGCGAGTTAACGTCGGAAGAGATTGCCTCCTTCCTGGCCAGGCAGCGTGATACCGGCCAGCAGCGCATTCTGTTGGCGATCGGCCCCGCAAGCGGATGGTCCGAGGCCTCCCGTAAACGAGCCAGCCTCATGCTCTCCTTCGGACGCATCACCCTCCCTCACGAGCTGGCCGCCGTCGTCCTGGCCGAACAAATCTACCGCGCTCTCACCATCACCGCCGGCCACCCGTACCACTGCGACCATTAG
- the rsfS gene encoding ribosome silencing factor, with amino-acid sequence MPSIESNQLLLAAAAAAEDKKAEDIRILALDPAESGLADYFLICNGTNDRQNVAISDEIELRLKREFGTYPNSVEGRRQAEWILMDYVDFIVHIFSPEKRAFYGLERLRKSATTLSVEELNTEIKAQIAATRKSTGAKAAKKAAAKKAAKKTPAKAPAKKSATKAAAKKAVKKAAKKTPAKAKKTTPSRSSRSR; translated from the coding sequence ATGCCCTCAATCGAAAGCAATCAGTTACTGTTGGCCGCCGCAGCCGCTGCCGAAGATAAAAAAGCCGAAGACATCCGCATCCTCGCGCTCGACCCTGCCGAGAGCGGGCTTGCCGACTACTTCCTGATCTGCAACGGCACCAACGACCGCCAGAACGTCGCCATCTCCGACGAGATCGAGCTCCGCCTCAAACGCGAATTCGGGACCTACCCCAACTCCGTCGAAGGACGCCGCCAGGCCGAGTGGATCCTGATGGACTACGTCGACTTTATCGTCCACATCTTCTCGCCCGAAAAGCGCGCCTTCTACGGCCTTGAGCGCCTGCGCAAATCCGCCACGACGCTCTCCGTCGAGGAGCTCAACACAGAGATCAAGGCGCAGATCGCCGCCACCCGCAAATCCACCGGAGCAAAGGCTGCGAAAAAAGCGGCCGCAAAGAAGGCAGCGAAGAAGACACCGGCAAAAGCCCCGGCAAAGAAGAGCGCCACCAAAGCCGCTGCAAAGAAGGCCGTTAAAAAAGCGGCAAAGAAGACACCGGCCAAAGCCAAAAAGACCACGCCCTCTCGCTCCAGCCGTTCACGATGA
- the nadD gene encoding nicotinate-nucleotide adenylyltransferase, whose amino-acid sequence MRIALFGGTFDPPHRGHLGAAILAAQAFHLDKVLFAPVGVQPLKEGRSTTPFAHRLAMVRLTCAVDTRFEPSMIDSPRPGGAPNYTVDTLAALRQQFPSATLFCLVGADSFLSLPHWKEPHRLLALAEWIVISRPGSPLNDLTTLKLTPEELRRVHCIETMQDDVSATGLRRRLAAGEDTSGLLPPAVATYIRRHGLYRAASGSITEYPAEAAGER is encoded by the coding sequence ATGCGGATAGCTCTCTTTGGCGGCACCTTCGATCCGCCTCACCGCGGACATCTGGGCGCCGCCATTCTCGCCGCGCAGGCCTTCCATCTCGACAAGGTGCTGTTCGCTCCCGTCGGCGTCCAGCCCCTTAAAGAGGGGCGTTCCACCACGCCCTTCGCACATCGGCTCGCGATGGTGCGGCTCACCTGCGCCGTCGATACGCGCTTTGAGCCCTCCATGATCGACAGCCCCCGCCCCGGCGGAGCCCCCAACTATACTGTCGATACCCTGGCCGCTCTGCGCCAGCAGTTTCCCTCGGCCACGCTCTTCTGCCTGGTCGGCGCCGACAGTTTTCTCTCTCTGCCGCATTGGAAGGAGCCGCACCGTCTGCTCGCTCTGGCCGAATGGATCGTCATCAGTCGCCCTGGCTCGCCCCTCAACGACCTCACCACGCTCAAACTGACCCCGGAAGAACTCCGTCGCGTCCACTGCATCGAGACCATGCAGGACGATGTCTCCGCCACCGGGCTCCGTCGCCGGCTCGCCGCCGGGGAAGACACCTCCGGGCTGCTTCCACCCGCCGTGGCCACCTACATCCGGCGGCACGGACTTTACCGCGCCGCCTCCGGAAGCATCACAGAGTACCCCGCCGAAGCTGCCGGAGAGCGCTGA
- a CDS encoding PadR family transcriptional regulator: protein MDEESTELVQGTLDMLILKTLTLMPMHGYGIAMRIEQISDGAFRVNPGSLLPALSRMERAGRVKGEWKATENNRRARYYSITEKGRKAFKAETATWGRQIAAIHKILEA from the coding sequence ATGGACGAGGAATCTACGGAACTGGTACAGGGGACACTGGACATGCTGATCCTGAAGACGCTGACCCTGATGCCGATGCACGGCTACGGGATCGCGATGCGGATTGAGCAGATCAGCGACGGTGCGTTCCGGGTCAACCCGGGATCGCTGCTGCCTGCGTTGAGCCGCATGGAGCGTGCTGGCCGGGTGAAGGGCGAGTGGAAGGCGACGGAGAACAACCGACGGGCGCGGTACTACTCGATTACCGAAAAGGGGCGCAAGGCCTTCAAGGCGGAGACGGCGACCTGGGGCAGGCAGATAGCGGCGATTCACAAGATCCTGGAGGCATAG